Proteins found in one Zea mays cultivar B73 chromosome 1, Zm-B73-REFERENCE-NAM-5.0, whole genome shotgun sequence genomic segment:
- the LOC100193025 gene encoding putative laccase family protein isoform X1, with protein MGAAPPSSWLAFILFFGTLVALPQSSHGGGTTRHYTFNVTMKKVTRLCTTRAIPTVNGQFPGPKIVTREGDRVVVKVLNNVKDNVTIHWHGVRQLRTGWSDGPAYVTQCPIQTGQSFVYNFTITGQRGTLFWHAHVSWMRATLYGAIVILPKRGVPYPLPVKPYKDVPVIFGEWFNADPETIVAQALQTGAGPNVSDAFTINGLPGPLYNCSSKGKTRPVQPGPIEKFKLTVMCHMCAASIDTFKLKVLPGKWYLLRLINAALNDELFFSIANHTLTVVDVDAAYVKPFRTDIVLITPGQTTNVLLRAEPDAGCPAATHLMLARPYGTGQPGTFDNTTVAAVLEYAPPGHIRSLPLFRPSLPALNDTAFAANYSARLRSLATPDYPANVPRAVDRSFFFAVGLGTNPCPVNQTCQGPNGTMFTASMNNVSFNMPTTALLQAHYGSVAGVYTPDFPVAPLEPFNYTGTPPNNTNVSHGTKVVVLDYNTSVEVVLQATSILGAESHPLHLHGFDFFVVGQGFGNYDSSKDPPKFNLVDPVQRNTVGVPAGGWVAIRFFADNPGVWFMHCHLEVHTSWGLKMAWVVNDGPLPEQKLMPPPADLPKC; from the exons ATGGGGGCGGCGCCGCCATCGTCGTGGCTTGCGTTCATCCTGTTCTTCGGCACGTTGGTAGCGTTGCCGCAGTCGTCACACGGCGGCGGCACAACCAGACACTACACCTTCAAC GTGACGATGAAGAAGGTGACGCGGCTGTGCACCACCCGCGCCATCCCGACGGTGAACGGCCAGTTCCCCGGCCCCAAGATAGTCACCAGGGAGGGCGACCGCGTCGTCGTCAAGGTGCTGAACAATGTCAAGGACAACGTTACCATCCACTG GCACGGCGTTCGGCAGCTGCGCACGGGGTGGTCGGACGGGCCGGCGTACGTGACGCAGTGCCCCATCCAGACGGggcagagcttcgtgtacaacttCACCATCACGGGGCAGCGGGGCACCCTGTTCTGGCACGCGCACGTCTCCTGGATGCGCGCCACGCTCTACGGGGCCATCGTCATCCTCCCCAAGCGCGGCGTGCCATACCCGCTCCCGGTTAAACCCTACAAGGACGTCCCAGTCATCTtcg GAGAGTGGTTCAACGCGGATCCAGAGACAATTGTCGCCCAGGCGCTTCAGACTGGAGCAGGCCCAAACGTGTCGGACGCCTTCACCATCAACGGGCTCCCGGGCCCTTTGTACAACTGCTCCAGCAAAGGTAAGACTCGGCCCGTTCAGCCAGGGCCCATTGAAAAGTTCAAGCTCACCGTCATGTGTCACATGTGTGCTGCTTCCATAGACACGTTCAAGCTGAAGGTGCTGCCCGGCAAATGGTACCTGCTCCGTCTCATCAACGCCGCGCTCAACGACGAGCTCTTCTTCTCCATCGCCAACCACACGCTCACCGTCGTCGACGTCGACGCCGCCTACGTCAAGCCGTTCCGCACGGACATCGTGCTCATCACGCCGGGCCAGACCACCAACGTGCTCCTGCGCGCCGAGCCCGACGCGGGGTGCCCCGCGGCCACGCACCTCATGCTGGCGCGCCCCTACGGCACGGGCCAGCCGGGCACCTTCGACAACACCACCGTCGCGGCCGTGCTCGAGTACGCGCCGCCGGGCCACATCAGGAGCCTCCCGCTCTTCCGGCCCTCGCTCCCCGCGCTCAACGACACGGCCTTCGCCGCGAACTACAGCGCCAGGCTCCGGAGCCTGGCAACCCCGGACTACCCGGCCAACGTGCCCCGCGCCGTGGACCGCTCCTTCTTCTTCGCCGTCGGGCTCGGCACCAACCCCTGCCCCGTCAACCAGACGTGCCAGGGGCCCAACGGGACCATGTTCACGGCGTCCATGAACAACGTGTCCTTCAACATGCCCACCACCGCGCTCCTGCAGGCGCACTACGGCAGCGTCGCCGGCGTGTACACGCCCGACTTCCCCGTCGCGCCGCTCGAGCCGTTCAACTACACGGGCACGCCGCCGAACAACACCAACGTCTCCCACGGGACCAAGGTGGTGGTGCTGGACTACAATACCAGCGTCGAGGTCGTGCTGCAGGCCACCAGCATCCTCGGCGCCGAGAGCCACCCGCTGCACCTCCACGGATTCGATTTCTTCGTCGTCGGCCAAGGCTTCGGCAACTACGACTCGTCCAAGGACCCACCCAAGTTCAACCTAGTCGACCCGGTGCAAAGGAACACCGTCGGCGTGCCGGCAGGGGGCTGGGTCGCCATCAGGTTCTTCGCGGATAATCCCG GTGTTTGGTTCATGCATTGCCATCTGGAGGTGCACACAAGCTGGGGGTTGAAGATGGCATGGGTGGTCAACGATGGCCCGTTGCCTGAGCAGAAGCTGATGCCGCCGCCGGCCGATCTTCCCAAGTGCTGA
- the LOC100193025 gene encoding putative laccase family protein precursor — MGAAPPSSWLAFILFFGTLVALPQSSHGGGTTRHYTFNVTMKKVTRLCTTRAIPTVNGQFPGPKIVTREGDRVVVKVLNNVKDNVTIHWHGVRQLRTGWSDGPAYVTQCPIQTGQSFVYNFTITGQRGTLFWHAHVSWMRATLYGAIVILPKRGVPYPLPVKPYKDVPVIFGEWFNADPETIVAQALQTGAGPNVSDAFTINGLPGPLYNCSSKDTFKLKVLPGKWYLLRLINAALNDELFFSIANHTLTVVDVDAAYVKPFRTDIVLITPGQTTNVLLRAEPDAGCPAATHLMLARPYGTGQPGTFDNTTVAAVLEYAPPGHIRSLPLFRPSLPALNDTAFAANYSARLRSLATPDYPANVPRAVDRSFFFAVGLGTNPCPVNQTCQGPNGTMFTASMNNVSFNMPTTALLQAHYGSVAGVYTPDFPVAPLEPFNYTGTPPNNTNVSHGTKVVVLDYNTSVEVVLQATSILGAESHPLHLHGFDFFVVGQGFGNYDSSKDPPKFNLVDPVQRNTVGVPAGGWVAIRFFADNPGVWFMHCHLEVHTSWGLKMAWVVNDGPLPEQKLMPPPADLPKC, encoded by the exons ATGGGGGCGGCGCCGCCATCGTCGTGGCTTGCGTTCATCCTGTTCTTCGGCACGTTGGTAGCGTTGCCGCAGTCGTCACACGGCGGCGGCACAACCAGACACTACACCTTCAAC GTGACGATGAAGAAGGTGACGCGGCTGTGCACCACCCGCGCCATCCCGACGGTGAACGGCCAGTTCCCCGGCCCCAAGATAGTCACCAGGGAGGGCGACCGCGTCGTCGTCAAGGTGCTGAACAATGTCAAGGACAACGTTACCATCCACTG GCACGGCGTTCGGCAGCTGCGCACGGGGTGGTCGGACGGGCCGGCGTACGTGACGCAGTGCCCCATCCAGACGGggcagagcttcgtgtacaacttCACCATCACGGGGCAGCGGGGCACCCTGTTCTGGCACGCGCACGTCTCCTGGATGCGCGCCACGCTCTACGGGGCCATCGTCATCCTCCCCAAGCGCGGCGTGCCATACCCGCTCCCGGTTAAACCCTACAAGGACGTCCCAGTCATCTtcg GAGAGTGGTTCAACGCGGATCCAGAGACAATTGTCGCCCAGGCGCTTCAGACTGGAGCAGGCCCAAACGTGTCGGACGCCTTCACCATCAACGGGCTCCCGGGCCCTTTGTACAACTGCTCCAGCAAAG ACACGTTCAAGCTGAAGGTGCTGCCCGGCAAATGGTACCTGCTCCGTCTCATCAACGCCGCGCTCAACGACGAGCTCTTCTTCTCCATCGCCAACCACACGCTCACCGTCGTCGACGTCGACGCCGCCTACGTCAAGCCGTTCCGCACGGACATCGTGCTCATCACGCCGGGCCAGACCACCAACGTGCTCCTGCGCGCCGAGCCCGACGCGGGGTGCCCCGCGGCCACGCACCTCATGCTGGCGCGCCCCTACGGCACGGGCCAGCCGGGCACCTTCGACAACACCACCGTCGCGGCCGTGCTCGAGTACGCGCCGCCGGGCCACATCAGGAGCCTCCCGCTCTTCCGGCCCTCGCTCCCCGCGCTCAACGACACGGCCTTCGCCGCGAACTACAGCGCCAGGCTCCGGAGCCTGGCAACCCCGGACTACCCGGCCAACGTGCCCCGCGCCGTGGACCGCTCCTTCTTCTTCGCCGTCGGGCTCGGCACCAACCCCTGCCCCGTCAACCAGACGTGCCAGGGGCCCAACGGGACCATGTTCACGGCGTCCATGAACAACGTGTCCTTCAACATGCCCACCACCGCGCTCCTGCAGGCGCACTACGGCAGCGTCGCCGGCGTGTACACGCCCGACTTCCCCGTCGCGCCGCTCGAGCCGTTCAACTACACGGGCACGCCGCCGAACAACACCAACGTCTCCCACGGGACCAAGGTGGTGGTGCTGGACTACAATACCAGCGTCGAGGTCGTGCTGCAGGCCACCAGCATCCTCGGCGCCGAGAGCCACCCGCTGCACCTCCACGGATTCGATTTCTTCGTCGTCGGCCAAGGCTTCGGCAACTACGACTCGTCCAAGGACCCACCCAAGTTCAACCTAGTCGACCCGGTGCAAAGGAACACCGTCGGCGTGCCGGCAGGGGGCTGGGTCGCCATCAGGTTCTTCGCGGATAATCCCG GTGTTTGGTTCATGCATTGCCATCTGGAGGTGCACACAAGCTGGGGGTTGAAGATGGCATGGGTGGTCAACGATGGCCCGTTGCCTGAGCAGAAGCTGATGCCGCCGCCGGCCGATCTTCCCAAGTGCTGA